A region of the Gopherus flavomarginatus isolate rGopFla2 chromosome 3, rGopFla2.mat.asm, whole genome shotgun sequence genome:
CTTTGATGCAAGACTCTCCCAAGAACAAGCACCTGCTGTACCTGTCTTTCAGTGGAACTAGCTGACTACTAGCCTGAAAGTTTCGAGCCAACCATTCTAAGGGTCCATAAAAAAAAGCTATGTATGGGAAAGTGGTTGTACAGAAGGGTCTGCAAGCAACTTCTATTTGACAAATGCTAGAACAGACTAGGTAATACAGAATAAAGAGGCATTTCAGAGTGCTTGAAGAAGCATTAGAGACATTGAGCCATGAAGCTTAGTGAGTCAGCCATAAGCTAGGTTCTATCTTGCCCCCATGTACTGCGGCTCCCCTACCCTTTATGCCCTTGTATGGGAGCATGAGGCAGCAGAGGACACATGCATAGCCCTGACAGATGCTATTAAAAAAACTCTAGTTTTGCATGCATGAGGCACATGTGTATCTGGAGTGGGATCTGACCTAACACATAACAGAAGAAGAAGAACTGTTACAGGTTATTCCCATCCTCCCTCATGTTCGTATTCCTCATAAGTCCACCCAAAGGCATTAAATAAAAGGCTTGACCTTTTGAATCCATTTACAAGACCTTGAAGATTTCATTCTCTTGCAATATTTTAGTTACAAGAGTTTATGCAGACACTTTTTCATACTGTAAATCCCTCATAAGTGGTAAAAATGTGAACTGGTAAATGGGTCTGGCCAAGGAGCATAAAGTAGTAAAAAAAATACAAGGCCAATTATATATCAAGAGAGAAGATTAGATCGCTAGTTAAATGCACTGAAAATTGGACCTCCAGAGATTTgatttctatttccagctctgctaagACTTATGTTATTTTGGCCCTGCTGCTTAACTACTTCTtcgggtaacattttcaaaaccacttAAGTCCCACTAACTTTTAATGGGACTTaagtggttttgaaaatgttacccgaAGCGACTCAATTCCTCAACTGCACGATTATGGATGGCCTGTGAACCTCAACTCTGTCTTTAAATTTAATACGAGGCAATGTTGTTTTGGTAGTTAATATCTTTATAAAAAAATACAGCAACAAGTTGAAGGactattttaaaaagattttaggATCTCAACACTTTAGTAATCATTTTAGAATTCTTCCTCCTTTGGGTACTACACCTATGTTTTTATCTAGCTATGGATATTTCTTCTATTTATAATTCTTGCAGATCAGTATGATCATTAAAACTGCAATGAGGATAATATCTGCAGTTGGTCTTTCTTACAAGAGTAAATTAAAAAGCGAATACTATGTGTCATTCTCAAATACAGAAATTACATTTTATGCATTTTGTAACATTTAAGATTTACTCACAGCATAAGATGCTTATGCATAGTGGATTTGCTGGAGATTTGTCATGCTACACTAACCACTAGTTTGCTGCTGTACACAGGCAAACTAAAGAGTGAAAAAGAAACGTGCAAGGTACAAGATACTCATCAATTTCAGTCTACAGTTGGCTACACTGATTGACAGTGAAACTAGTTAGAAGCTATGGAAAGAAGGAGAAGTCTTCTAAAAGTTATATagcaggagtggccaaacttactgaccctctgagccacatacaacaatcttcatAAGTTAGAGAGCTGGGGcacacctgccagggcttggggcttcagccctgcgggaggtgcctgctggggctcggggcttcagcctcaCTCCTGTTAAAGCCCCAACAGGCATCCCTAccccaccaccccactgcaaggcagaggtcctgaactccccacccccaccccccacattctggtaggtggagaatggggggctCCACGAGCTGCAGTTCAATGGAAAAGAGACGCACATGGCTCACAAACCACGGTTTGGTCACCCTTGTTATACAGGCTACTACAGAGGACttccaaaatttatttttatattagttTAAATAggctttcaaaaacaaaatgcttACTTCACCGAGCTGCATTTCCACAAGCCaatcttcaaaatattttgttttggaacgCGGATGTTAATCTATGTTTCTGCCTAAGACTAAGAGTCCCATGCTGTGTGGAGGGCTTTAGCTTATAGTACACTTTGGACTGAATACAGAATGGAGACACAAACATAGCAGGAatgtcagtttttcagaaatctaAAACCTCCTAGTACAATACACAACTGTAACAGCTAAGTCTCCCTCTCTATATTACCCGgcacatcttttaaaataaattattctacAGCAGGAAATTACAAATAGTATTCAATAATCTTTCTCTATAAAAAAACTGTATGCAGAAAATTATAATTCAATGTGGTTTTAAATGATCGATTTTGACTGAAGCACAAATACGTTACATATTAGTGGAATGAAAAATGGGCtggttaatattttaaaattaaaaaaccctATATGCAATGATGCATTGCTGGGTTTCGGTACAGCAGCAGATATTAATATTGCACACCAAtttgaggaggagaaagatggCAACTCATGAAAAGGTCACCAATAATTTAGAGAGCAAATTTTTGTTTTGCCATTTTATATATTAATTCCCTGGATACTTTGCCTTTTTTAAACCACTACTACCTCCTAATAGTTGCTAAAGTTATTCAGATTAGTACATTATTTTTTACAAACTTAAGATGCTACAATACTGAATATATTAAAAATCTTACCTGTCTTCATCTTTGTTGGAACCAGGTAAATGCCTGCTGCAATCTTCAAATTCATCCCAGAAAGCACTATCATCTACTACAGATGTTCTTTCTTGGGTGGTTACATTACTTTTTAgatcattttctgttttcttttgagTACCTTCATAGTCTCTTGGGTCAAAGAACATACTGGaattcattttttctttgctaTTTCTCAAGGCATGTTCTGCACTGCCTTGCTGGGCTTCGAAAATTTCACTCCTTCTTCTAGTACTGCTTTTCGCCTCATCATCACTAGTGAGCTTTTTTCCATCCAACGGGTTTGTAGCATTTTGTTTTCTAACTTTAGGTCTCACTACCAGTTCAGGTGAATTTCCTTGGTCAGTCTTGCCATCACTGGTATTCAGTTCATTACAAATCCCTACAGGAGTCCTGATGGCAACATCAGCTATAATTTTTCTCTGTTGTGTTTCGCAACTGGCACTACCACTTAAGTTATTTTTTCCTATAACTTCATCTTCAGCaagtgattttttaaatgtcCTATTATTTCGATGGCCAAGAGCTGAGTCTATgctataatatctcattgaagaCACTGGTCCTTGTTCTTCAGAAACTTCTCTGGAAGCATTATGATTAAAAGTAGACAATCGTGACTGTATGCCACTGAAGGACTCTACCTCTTTCTCCAACTCAGAAAGCATGTGATCCAGTGTTTCCTGAAATAAGCCTGCTTCCTCTTTTGCTAAGGAAAAATCAACTTGTCCACCATCATCCTCTCCATCACTGCTATCTGGCTCATAGGAGTCGATGTTTACAAAAGCAATTCCATTCTGACCAGTCAGATCACTACACTCGCCAGAAGTATACTCTGCACAGTCCTCAGGAATTTTATCAGGATTCATACTGCTCCTTGAGGTTTGATTGCCTTCCTGATTGTAGCATACTGGAGAAAATGGTGATGTGTTTGTTTTAACAATTTGCCGCAACACAGTTCTACAAACAGGAACTTCAGATCCACCACTCTGTAATGAAGGTTCTTCTGATAAAGCAGAACAAACTTGAACCAATGGACTGGGACCTTCATAGAAAATTGCAAGAAAGAACAATACATTGGAGTGATCAAACTGGATGTAAAGTTCCTCATTAACAATGCCTGCTCATGAAAAAGCTGGCAGTTGATTGGAACAACAATGCAATTGAATGATCAGGTACGTTTATCACAGGTGTGCTTATCTGCAGCTAATATAGCTTTGGTTCCATTTATCAAACTATGCCTAAACGAACAAACCTATATGATACAATTTCAGCTTCTCTCATGACAGCAGAAATACTTAAGAGTCctataaacaaaaacacatttgcaGGCAAACTCTTTTAAATTGCTTTCAGACAATGGGAAGTTTGAGATGAGAATTACAGGAATTTGGTGTgtttcaaaagttaggaaactgGAAAATTTGCTGCTAATAATAATACTGCTAACAATTAGACTATTCATATATTAATGGGCAAAAATGCACATTCTGCTAGGATCTGAAGAAGCCATTTATGGGATTTTTATATAGGCATATTTTGTACCTGCAAGCAAGAATGccattcttgatttaaaagaagaaattaaCAAGTAAATGTAAAAGCTCCAATTGGCAACAATGATTTCATTGTAATTAGGTTTAATAGAAAATTGGGAGTAGACTCCTCTGATGGTATGACAATGAACATCAAGAATGGCAGACTTTGAAAATGGAGGGGGAAAAGCTAGAAAAAGGTTGAATAAGTAAAAGGAAGTATAGCATCTGATCATCTTTGAAGTGAACAGTGACTCAAATCTTCAAAAGTTTTTTGCATTTTTGCATACCTCTGACTGGTGCACATGCAAAATCAGGGTTGGAACATTTATATTCAAGTTTGCATGGAAACCTCAAGTTGCATTCACAACTCAGTGCATGCACTTAAGAAATTTAAACTACTGTTAGAAGCACAGAAAGCTTGTATACATCTGAGAAAAGAGTTTTGAATAAAGAAGAATGAAATATGCATGGTTAACTACATGTACCCaagtataaaaaaaaatatagggAATATGGCATAAACAGATAAGGTGTAAattagaagaaaaaagaaaagatctCTCTAATTAAAAATGTTACACATTATTCAaattcataagcaaactagggaaatgtggtctagattaaattacaataaggtaggtgcacaactgattgaaagactgtactcaaggAGTACTTATCAATGATTTGCtgactgggagggcatatctagtggagtcccacagaGGTCAGTCCTGCGTtcaatactattcaatattttcattaatgacttggtaATGAAACAGAGAGTATGCAgaaaaagtctgcagatgacaccaagctgggaggggttgcaagcactttggacaacaggtttaaaattcaaaatgaccgtgGCAAGTTGAATTGgtttgaattcaacaagatgaaattcaataaagacaagtgcaaagtacttcactggaggaaggaaaaaaatgaaatgcacgactacaaaatggggaataattgtcTAGATGgtagtactactgaaaaggatctCAGGGTTATTATGGGCCACAAACTGAATACGAATCGTCAGTGTGATGCAAAAAAGGCTTACGtgattctggggtatattaattGGAGTGTGGTTTGTAAGACACAGGAGttaactgtcctgctctacttggcactgatgaGACCCCAGTTCTAGACACCACAATTTAGGAAAGATAGggacaaactggaaagaatccagaggacagcaacaaaaattataaaaaggtttagaaaaacctcacctgtgaggaaaggttgaaaaaaagtgggcatgtttagtcttgagaaaagaatacCAAGGGgcgacctgataacagtcttctaatatgttaagggctgttataaagaggacggtgatcaattgttctccatgtccactgaaagtaggacaggaagtaatgggcttaatctgcagcaagggagatttaggttagacattaggaaaaactttctaaccataGGGGCAGTTAAGCTCTGCAATAGGCTTCCATGGGAGGTCATGAAGTCCCCATCAtttgaagcttttaaaaaaagttggacaaacacctgtcagggatgctctaggtTTACGTGGTCCTTCCACAGCACAagtggctggacttgatgacttctcaagttctcttccagccctacacttctatgattagaATCCAGATGGCTGCTTGAGACACTTGTATCatataaaaagcaacaatgagtcccgtggcaccttaaagactaacagaagtattggagcataagcttgcatctgacgaagtgggtattcacccacgaaagcttatgctccaatacatctgttagtctataaggtgccacaggactcattgttactttttacagatccagtctaacacagctacccctctgatacttgtatcaTATAGACTCAGATTTCTGCAGAACCTTGAATTATAGGTGGCACAGATAGCGCCATCTCTATTTATGGTAGCCCAACATTTGTATTTATCTCTTCAGTCTTATCTGAAAAAGAAGATACGGCACGTCAGAATGGGTGAGCTGACAGCATTTTCATTTCTGGAACACAAGGATGCGGGTTATGGTTTCCCACAGTAGAATTTGGGCTTACATGGCATGCTGTCACTGCAAAACTAAAAGGATATTGCTCTGTTAGAGGTGCTGCCTTTGATGAAACATTAAACTGAAGTCCCTTCTATCTATCTCTTGTGGTTGTTTAAGTAGATATTGAAGACGGAATATAATTTAGCAGGGGATAACTCCTGTGTTTTGGTCAGTATTCTCAGTATAAAATGAGAATCAGCTTGGAAACATGCAAACTCATACATCTGGGAATAAAATAATCCAAAACACAAATATTCAATGACAGGGAAAAATATGAAAAGTAGAAATGCCAAGTAGCGACTTAAGAGTTATAGAGCACAGCACATTACTTTTAAACATGAGTTTACAAGGAAATATtgcagcaaaaaaaattaatgaaagttTGAGCTATATCTGTAGAGGAGTCACATCACGGAACAGGGAAGTAATATTCCTTTTAACCATATACCTCCTCTGAACACCTGAAACAATATGTTCAATGTGGGCACTTCATTATCTAAAAAGATAGTGACAAACTAGAATGAGTTCAgacaaaaaaaaaggaacaaaaatagTCATGTGGTTAGCACTGAGTTACCAGAAAACTAAGATGCAAATAAGGTAAATATCTGCATACAACTCACTCTGAACATTTGAAAGATGTAAACACAAAAGGGGAACAGGAATTTCTTAGTATAATAAAAAAAGCTTTCAAAACAATAGAATGAAATTATGTGAAGAGTTTCCAAAAAAGTGAGATTTTCTGGTTGTGGAATAGTCTCGTAAGTGTAAGGGTGGTAAATATTACTTGGCACATTTAAGACTAGACTGCAAAAACATTTACTAACATACAATAGACTCAAAAGAAGAGGGACTGTACATGATTTAATAAGTCATTTTGAATTTCTAGATTCAATTATTCTAACTGAATGCTACTTTAACCTCATGAACTATTGATGAAGTTTAAAATTAGCAAACCAAAGAAAACTGAATATCCATGAAAAGGGGAAAATAATGTCCATTTGctatttcaatatttatttttctctcatatttttcttgtaaatatttatatatagtcAAATTAATTTCTGGTGTAGCTCTGCTAAGTCAATGGACTTACATGATGGAAGAATCTGGCTcatgaaatgtaaagtattttgttttctagCTCTATTTGTAGCAGCAAACAAACATGATGCATTTTCCTCTTACATGGGAATTATTCAAGAATCTGGTGCTGGGGTAAGATTTCTATAACAACAGAAGATTTCTATAATATATTCATGGTTACAATTATGTTTTATGagattttattaaatttaaatcTTTCAGTGTTGCTCTAATTTATTTTATGAAgtaaatttaaacattttaagataAATACTAATTTTCATTAGACTTCACATTGGGTTTTTGATGAAGAACAAATGAACTATAGTTTGTTCATATGACTTTATCCATTCTATACatttccatttcccttccctcccaaagAAAATGTGTCTCAGTTTAAAATTACAGAGCACGCACATAAAGACTTCTCTTTTTGAACATCGTCTAATTCTAATCCTTCACATTCTCCATTTTGTTGGCTTGAATTTCTGTCTTGATTCATCAAAGATGGTCTAAAACTGACATACGCGTGTCTTCTTCCATATCGTCTCCCTGTAATGGTCTGATATCCTCCAGCTGGTTTGGGCCAGGCAGGTTTTCCAGCTTCTTGACCCATTACTGCAAAAGATAAAACAGGAAAAATTGAACAAATTATATAAGAGGgacgggaaaaaaaaaatccattctccctcttccccttacAGTTTGATTTGTTTGAGTAGGGAATCATTCTGCACTATAAATTTCCCATTTTTCCTCTTTAAAGTGTTGAAGTGTGCTGGcgagaacatttaaaaaaaagatctaTATATAATCAAGTAACACTACTAGCTTAAATTTTAGTTCTTTTGATGCTAATAGCATATAAAAGTATACTCGAATCAGacttttctccttattttaaataatatttagtgATTAGAGCCTGTCAGGATAAAAAGACAGACTCTGCAGTAAATAAAGGCTTAAAAGCAAACACTGGGCCAAACTCATCCCTAATGTAACTCAACTGAAATCAGGAATTAGTTTGACACAGTAAATTTTGCTCTATTCCTGATCTGTATCATTCCTCATCCCTTTCATATCTCCGAGTGACATGAATACCTCAATCTGGAACACTCAGCACTGTAAAATTAGGGTTTAGTTATTTGATAAACCATCCAAAGCACAACTATGAACTACTTATTTTTCTGAATAATCTATGCAAATGCTTCGCTGAAAGAACAGTCCATTTTTATTAAATGTggactacaaaaaaaaaagtgttcagaaGTTACAGTAGTCCACCAAGCAAAAGAAAAGTGTACTGACACTTAATATAAACTTAGCATTTTGTCAGAAAGGCATAATATATGCTACAAAAACATGATTAAGAAAGGAGTTAAGAACAACTGTAGCTCACATCCAGTATTTCTTAAGTGCTGATTTAAGAATTGCTGCCTCAAAGAAAACGTTTTACTTGTATGAGCCAGGTAAGGCAACAACTGTAAAAGGGCAGAACTAAACATTGCACAATCCACCAGTGTGAGGTCAACAGATTATATCTAAAATTCAAATCTTCACTACAAACACCTTCTGGTTTATGTGATTAGGCTTTTTCCTTATATATGCACAAATTTACAAATAAAGAACACAGAACACTTGATTGCTCTTCCTTAAATGACATGCATTGGTGCTAATGGGTCTGACATTTGATATATCACAAACTTAAGTACTGTTGAAAATAAACCCAACAGAAACAACACAAAAGTCAGCTGGCTCCAGTTAGTCTCTCTCCAGTGGGGAAAAATATTGGTAGTCAGACCACATCTTCTAGAATAAACATTCCAGGTCACAAGGGGTAGTGATGGATTCTTTACCTTAGGTAACTTCATTAAGCGTAGCCATGCAAAGTAATAACCCATGTGGGATCCTATTACGGTAAAAAGATCCAGGCTAAACAGATCCTCCTGACTTTACCAAGAAAATACAGCCAAAAGTATATGAaaacttaaaaaggaaaaaaatactgaTACACTAGCTACTACAAAAGTTTCTGGTGAAATGATAATTCCAGTTGCAGTCTGCCTGATATAAAGTGCTCATGTTGCATAATTTCCCCAATTAAAAGTCCAATACTTCAGAGGTTCAGCAGCTTTCTTTGGCGTTACATAGAAGTAATTTTTCCAGTCAATAAGCCATCTTTAACTTTGCTGGATATTCAATTAACACGTTAGCTTTTGTAACCTTAAAAGCCATTGAAATGCAGATGGGGCAAGAACAAGAGGGAGTTTAGTTTCTCCGAGAGCCCACATTCACAGACAGCAAATATGTTTGGAGTTCAAATGGAAGTTCTATCTTTCCCAGCTCTTACAAGTATTCTTTCTTTAAGAACCATGCTCAGTTCAGTGGAGACAAACAGGATAAAGTTGTTTGTTTAGACATATACCACCACTGACCAGGGGGTTTCCTCATGTACTCTCAAGCACTTTTTCCACTACCAAAGTTAGTACCAAAATACATTAACTGTCAGGAATGGTGCAGCTGCACAGGTGGTAACAGCATAAATATTAAGAGTAGATGGGGTGCTGGTGTTTTTATCTCTCTCATAAAAACCTACACCTCTGCTGAAGCATGTATTAATTATGCCAACAGACACACCAAAGGAGGCAATTTTTTGTTCCAAGCAGGATGAAGCCAGAGCCTGCCCTTAGAAAAAGAcgtagagaggaaaaaaaaggattttttttttcctggagcttCTCTCAACTAAGCTATCACCCTTTAAAAACTTCGACTGAAGAAATGGATGGAGAAGGACTTCTTATTTCAAACTAAGGGCTACAGCTTCCAGCAGAAGTCATTTGGGCTGCAGGTATGTCAATATTCTCAAAGAAAAGTGTAAAGGCCTGTAACTGTCGTGATTTTAAAGTGTAATCTGGATACTAGAAGTTTTTCTGTGGAAAACAATGGTTATATTGTTTTCAGTATTAAAAGGTGAATCTGGAGAATTTCTGGCTGGTGAACACAAAGAAAGATACGTGCAAGATAAACATTAATGGAATAATTTTATGTAAGTCTTAGGAACACAGTTACAAAGCATCTATAAAGCAACTTAAAGGAGAATCAGGTCACGCctcaattacagactggtaaataTAAGATATTATTCATGCTGAAGGGTTAAAAATCAATGTGCACtttatatggattgtgccagctgtTTTtgagacccaaagtccagagttagGTCAAGcaaccagaggcctagcaaatagtgattagctaagagaaagctggggtaaacaagaTAACATGTCTTTACTAAGATATGCTTGGTCAATAGAAATGCCAGATGTTGAAGCGGTAACTGAATAATTATGTTTCATCTAATGTTTCagattgaacaaaggatccctgttcctacTGTGTCAGTCTCTCCTGTAGggaacgttcttcccacagatccaagcTTGAGTTCATGAAAATTGGCacgtcaatataagatatggcatccttccacctctctTCTCAGGGACCaaatgcctgccttaagacataaaggggacaatctttattgtcacatactttcactgtttctttgctttaacccctaggaatgtacctgttggacaatcagagGAGTTgttccattcctatggaccccaaatcaagattcaatatatatattttatactaataacattttatcaaagtattaattaaatgttaacttgctaacttaagaccatgggcggagacattatgcaaccttttaaccattggctaatgtgctatcttgttctgctgcaaaacctatcccggggtgtggaactgctcaccccgtcactttcccccgcccatggaaaatctatatattctattgtaatcaactgattgacagtgtctctgaggtTAATAAGCCAGGTGACACTCCgtcagcactgtgtgtaataaactcctatgcttggccTCTACACgttgtggatttatgtccttcaatgTCAAGTTGGAAAACACAAATTTGGAAGATACTGGGAGATTCTCTCTCAATTTAAGGACTTCTCTCGTGCTTGAACTTCATCACTAAGAAAAAGCACTATGAGTTTGGATCTTGTTACTTATGCTTTTTTCTGAGAAGTTATTTAAAGCAAATAGCAGCTTaaataaactatttaaataaagaatcattttattatttatgctTCATTACTGAAGATATGGAGAGCCATTACGGGTGACCTATTCTCATTTTGGAGCAGTATTTTAACTTACATATACTTTAATCTATACATTAAATGCACATCAAGTTTCATGAGGTTTACAGGAATTCCTGAAGGCTGAGAGAAAAGACTTTCACAATcacattttcccccttttatttTTCAGAGTTGGAGTC
Encoded here:
- the PJA2 gene encoding E3 ubiquitin-protein ligase Praja-2 isoform X5, which codes for MSRLGENTVKSHREQVMGQEAGKPAWPKPAGGYQTITGRRYGRRHAYVSFRPSLMNQDRNSSQQNGECEGLELDDVQKEKSLCPSPLVQVCSALSEEPSLQSGGSEVPVCRTVLRQIVKTNTSPFSPVCYNQEGNQTSRSSMNPDKIPEDCAEYTSGECSDLTGQNGIAFVNIDSYEPDSSDGEDDGGQVDFSLAKEEAGLFQETLDHMLSELEKEVESFSGIQSRLSTFNHNASREVSEEQGPVSSMRYYSIDSALGHRNNRTFKKSLAEDEVIGKNNLSGSASCETQQRKIIADVAIRTPVGICNELNTSDGKTDQGNSPELVVRPKVRKQNATNPLDGKKLTSDDEAKSSTRRRSEIFEAQQGSAEHALRNSKEKMNSSMFFDPRDYEGTQKKTENDLKSNVTTQERTSVVDDSAFWDEFEDCSRHLPGSNKDEDSSECSDGEWSACLPSYFAATEKDQSSSDESWETLPGREEREPEVQSNSSGLEEENADFCFQGGEQTSLEEGEIPWLQYHEEIESSSDEENDPVSHFVHPGFFMLDGNNNLEDDSSMSEDLDMEWRLLDEFGDGLGVAQAISYVDPQFLTYMALEERLAQAMEVTSMFMEMTYHCLQEL
- the PJA2 gene encoding E3 ubiquitin-protein ligase Praja-2 isoform X3 translates to MEEDTRPSPLVQVCSALSEEPSLQSGGSEVPVCRTVLRQIVKTNTSPFSPVCYNQEGNQTSRSSMNPDKIPEDCAEYTSGECSDLTGQNGIAFVNIDSYEPDSSDGEDDGGQVDFSLAKEEAGLFQETLDHMLSELEKEVESFSGIQSRLSTFNHNASREVSEEQGPVSSMRYYSIDSALGHRNNRTFKKSLAEDEVIGKNNLSGSASCETQQRKIIADVAIRTPVGICNELNTSDGKTDQGNSPELVVRPKVRKQNATNPLDGKKLTSDDEAKSSTRRRSEIFEAQQGSAEHALRNSKEKMNSSMFFDPRDYEGTQKKTENDLKSNVTTQERTSVVDDSAFWDEFEDCSRHLPGSNKDEDSSECSDGEWSACLPSYFAATEKDQSSSDESWETLPGREEREPEVQSNSSGLEEENADFCFQGGEQTSLEEGEIPWLQYHEEIESSSDEENDPVSHFVHPGFFMLDGNNNLEDDSSMSEDLDMEWRLLDEFGDGLGVAQAISYVDPQFLTYMALEERLAQAMEVTSMFMEMTYHCLQTALAHLESLAVDVEQAHPPASKESIDCLPQIITTENHNAVGQEQCCAICCSEYVKDEIITELPCHHFFHKPCVTLWLQKSGTCPVCRHVLAPVLPEATAAATSFLSDHDSPLSVHSAAGTQ
- the PJA2 gene encoding E3 ubiquitin-protein ligase Praja-2 isoform X1, with the translated sequence MGQEAGKPAWPKPAGGYQTITGRRYGRRHAYVSFRPSLMNQDRNSSQQNGECEGLELDDVQKEKSLCPSPLVQVCSALSEEPSLQSGGSEVPVCRTVLRQIVKTNTSPFSPVCYNQEGNQTSRSSMNPDKIPEDCAEYTSGECSDLTGQNGIAFVNIDSYEPDSSDGEDDGGQVDFSLAKEEAGLFQETLDHMLSELEKEVESFSGIQSRLSTFNHNASREVSEEQGPVSSMRYYSIDSALGHRNNRTFKKSLAEDEVIGKNNLSGSASCETQQRKIIADVAIRTPVGICNELNTSDGKTDQGNSPELVVRPKVRKQNATNPLDGKKLTSDDEAKSSTRRRSEIFEAQQGSAEHALRNSKEKMNSSMFFDPRDYEGTQKKTENDLKSNVTTQERTSVVDDSAFWDEFEDCSRHLPGSNKDEDSSECSDGEWSACLPSYFAATEKDQSSSDESWETLPGREEREPEVQSNSSGLEEENADFCFQGGEQTSLEEGEIPWLQYHEEIESSSDEENDPVSHFVHPGFFMLDGNNNLEDDSSMSEDLDMEWRLLDEFGDGLGVAQAISYVDPQFLTYMALEERLAQAMEVTSMFMEMTYHCLQTALAHLESLAVDVEQAHPPASKESIDCLPQIITTENHNAVGQEQCCAICCSEYVKDEIITELPCHHFFHKPCVTLWLQKSGTCPVCRHVLAPVLPEATAAATSFLSDHDSPLSVHSAAGTQ
- the PJA2 gene encoding E3 ubiquitin-protein ligase Praja-2 isoform X2, which encodes MNQDRNSSQQNGECEGLELDDVQKEKSLCPSPLVQVCSALSEEPSLQSGGSEVPVCRTVLRQIVKTNTSPFSPVCYNQEGNQTSRSSMNPDKIPEDCAEYTSGECSDLTGQNGIAFVNIDSYEPDSSDGEDDGGQVDFSLAKEEAGLFQETLDHMLSELEKEVESFSGIQSRLSTFNHNASREVSEEQGPVSSMRYYSIDSALGHRNNRTFKKSLAEDEVIGKNNLSGSASCETQQRKIIADVAIRTPVGICNELNTSDGKTDQGNSPELVVRPKVRKQNATNPLDGKKLTSDDEAKSSTRRRSEIFEAQQGSAEHALRNSKEKMNSSMFFDPRDYEGTQKKTENDLKSNVTTQERTSVVDDSAFWDEFEDCSRHLPGSNKDEDSSECSDGEWSACLPSYFAATEKDQSSSDESWETLPGREEREPEVQSNSSGLEEENADFCFQGGEQTSLEEGEIPWLQYHEEIESSSDEENDPVSHFVHPGFFMLDGNNNLEDDSSMSEDLDMEWRLLDEFGDGLGVAQAISYVDPQFLTYMALEERLAQAMEVTSMFMEMTYHCLQTALAHLESLAVDVEQAHPPASKESIDCLPQIITTENHNAVGQEQCCAICCSEYVKDEIITELPCHHFFHKPCVTLWLQKSGTCPVCRHVLAPVLPEATAAATSFLSDHDSPLSVHSAAGTQ
- the PJA2 gene encoding E3 ubiquitin-protein ligase Praja-2 isoform X6 — its product is MSRLGENTVKSHREQVMGQEAGKPAWPKPAGGYQTITGRRYGRRHAYVSFRPSLMNQDRNSSQQNGECEGLELDDVQKEKSLCPSPLVQVCSALSEEPSLQSGGSEVPVCRTVLRQIVKTNTSPFSPVCYNQEGNQTSRSSMNPDKIPEDCAEYTSGECSDLTGQNGIAFVNIDSYEPDSSDGEDDGGQVDFSLAKEEAGLFQETLDHMLSELEKEVESFSGIQSRLSTFNHNASREVSEEQGPVSSMRYYSIDSALGHRNNRTFKKSLAEDEVIGKNNLSGSASCETQQRKIIADVAIRTPVGICNELNTSDGKTDQGNSPELVVRPKVRKQNATNPLDGKKLTSDDEAKSSTRRRSEIFEAQQGSAEHALRNSKEKMNSSMFFDPRDYEGTQKKTENDLKSNVTTQERTSVVDDSAFWDEFEDCSRHLPGSNKDEDSSECSDGEWSACLPSYFAATEKDQSSSDESWETLPGREEREPEVQSNSSGLEEENADFCFQGGEQTSLEEGEIPWLQYHEEIESSSDEENDPVSHFVHPGFFMLDGNNNLEDDSSMSEDLDMEWRLLDEFGDGLGVAQAISYVDPQFLTYMALEERLAQAMEVTSMFMEMTYHCLQTALAHLESLAVDVEQAHPPASKESIDCLPQIITTENHNAVGQEQCCAICCSEYVKDEIITELPCHHFFHKPCVTLWLQKSGTCPVCRHVLAPVLPEATAAATSFLSDHDSPLSVHSAAGTQ